The nucleotide sequence TTTCACACCTCATGATGATGCTACTTGTGTTGGTGGGTGGAGATGAGAGTAAGCACCAAGCAGAGTGTCCACCTTCATTTAGTTGTGGATATCTTGGCAATATCAGCTTCCCTTTCACTACAACAGAACGCCAGGACTGTGGCTTATTGCCAATACCTAACTGTGATGGTGATCCAATGAAGCCCAAAATGATCAAATATCATAATAAAGGGAAATGGTTTGAGTTTGAGGTTGCAGCTGTATATCCTTCTGAGTTGCACAGTGGCAGTACTACTTCTACTTGTGTTTTCAGAGACAATAATCTCTACAAACTGCTGCAAAACAAAAGTTGTGAAGCTTTCAGATATAATTATACTCCTCCTCCCACCTATCACTTTGTTTCTTTTCGTATCGTTCTCTACACAACTCTGTTCATGTGCAACCGTACCCTCCATATCAACCCTCCAACATATATGCATAACTATACGTGTCCGCACTATGATCTCTACTACCAGCCTCATAGCCATGCTGATAATACGTCTCAGAGTGCTTTTACAGCTTGCACAAATGTCACACTTCCAACTAAAGATTTTGCTGACGCTAACAACCCTTCTACTTTCATAACGGCTGATATCCTAACTGAAGTAAAAATAACAGAGGAATGTGCACATTGTCACTACAAACAAAGAGGACAGTGTACACTTGACAACAACGAGAGATTTTATTGTGCCAATGGTATACTAATACAGTCAACCTAGAAGCGCAAACACATAAATGCACTGCACTAGTATGATAGTTGTTGCTTTTGTCTGCTTTCCACATTTTAAGTTCATAAATGTTTCCATCTAAAATGATCAAGACCAGTGGAGATTGATGTGCCTAATTTAAGTACTATCTTGTTGTCTTTTAATATTGGCACTTACTACAATTTTTAGCTGATTTCCTATTACTGTTGGATGGCAAGAGATGAGTTCCATTGATtgactttttaatattttctacgCAACACTAAATTAGCAAACCATATTTTTCTCTGCACAACTTTATCTTCATATGTCAAATCTGAATTGTTTCTTCTAATTGCAGTTACAAAAGAGCTGACTTGGAATGCCAAACTGGGTTTAGGTAATgtacaatttatttaaattgcAGCACATGACTTTAAATTCGTTGATCTTGAATTTGAAAGTTCATCAATATGACAACGCAAACTTCGTTGTAGAAAGCCAAAATTAGTCTGGCTAACGTAAAAAtgcaaattttgtttatatttgtagCAATCATTACTTTCTAACACTAAACATTGTGTTTCAAATAAATTACAATTCTCCAGCAGCCATGATAGCTATTGGAGTTGCGGTGCTGATGTTGTTGGCTTACTGCATCAAGAGAAAAGTCTTTCCTCCagcattttttttgttcagGAAGGAGAGTTCGACGCATCAAATTATTGAGGAGTTCTTGAAAGAACATGGACCTCTTCCAGCTGCAAGGTACAATTATTCAGatgtcaaaaaaataactaactCTTTTAGAAACAAATTAGGACAAGGAGGGTACGGAAGTGTATACAAAGGGAAGTTAAATGATGAGCGTATTGTTGCAGTGAAAGTTTTAAGTGAACCAAAAGGCGACGGCGAAGATTTTATTAATGAAGTTGCGAGTATTAGTAGAACTTCGCATGTCAACGTTGTTAGACTTTTGGGGTTCTGTTTGGATGGTTCTAAAAAGGCACTAATATACGAATTCATGCCTAATGGATCTCTTGAGAAGTTCATATACGAAGAGAAAAATCCATTGAAGGATGATCGCCAGTTGGATTGCAAAACATTGTATGATATTGCAGTTGGGGTTGCTCGTGGACTAGAGTACTTGCACAGAGGCTGCAACACTAGAATCTTGCATTTTGACATAAAACCTCATAATATATTACTAGATGATAATTTTTGTCcaaaaatttcagattttggaCTTGCTAAAATATGTCTAAGAAAAGAAAGCATTGTATCAATATTTGGTGCAAGGGGAACACCAGGATATATTGCTCCAGAGTTGTTCTCTAGAAATTTTGGTGGGGTGTCACATAAGTCAGATGTCTACAGTTACGGAATGATGGTTTTAGAGATGGTTGGTCGAAGAAAGAACATTAAGGTTGAAGTTGATTGTTCTAGCGAGTTATATTTTCCACACTGGATTTACAAGCGTCTTGAATTGAATCAGGATCTTGGACTCAAGagtattaaaaatgaaaatgatgaagaaaTGGTCAGAAAAATGTCAGTGGTGAGTTTATGGTGCATACAAACCGACCCTTCTCATCGACCAGCAATGCATAAAGTGGTGGAAATGCTGGAAGGGAGTCTTCAAATGCTGGAAATACCACCCAAACCCTTTTTGTCTTCTCCTTCAACATCTCCAATCCATTTATCATCTGA is from Medicago truncatula cultivar Jemalong A17 chromosome 1, MtrunA17r5.0-ANR, whole genome shotgun sequence and encodes:
- the LOC120577941 gene encoding LEAF RUST 10 DISEASE-RESISTANCEUS RECEPTOR-LIKE PROTEIN KINASE-like 2.4 isoform X1 translates to MIAIGVAVLMLLAYCIKRKVFPPAFFLFRKESSTHQIIEEFLKEHGPLPAARYNYSDVKKITNSFRNKLGQGGYGSVYKGKLNDERIVAVKVLSEPKGDGEDFINEVASISRTSHVNVVRLLGFCLDGSKKALIYEFMPNGSLEKFIYEEKNPLKDDRQLDCKTLYDIAVGVARGLEYLHRGCNTRILHFDIKPHNILLDDNFCPKISDFGLAKICLRKESIVSIFGARGTPGYIAPELFSRNFGGVSHKSDVYSYGMMVLEMVGRRKNIKVEVDCSSELYFPHWIYKRLELNQDLGLKSIKNENDEEMVRKMSVVSLWCIQTDPSHRPAMHKVVEMLEGSLQMLEIPPKPFLSSPSTSPIHLSSEIL
- the LOC120577941 gene encoding LEAF RUST 10 DISEASE-RESISTANCEUS RECEPTOR-LIKE PROTEIN KINASE-like 2.1 isoform X2 — its product is MDLFQLQVKVLSEPKGDGEDFINEVASISRTSHVNVVRLLGFCLDGSKKALIYEFMPNGSLEKFIYEEKNPLKDDRQLDCKTLYDIAVGVARGLEYLHRGCNTRILHFDIKPHNILLDDNFCPKISDFGLAKICLRKESIVSIFGARGTPGYIAPELFSRNFGGVSHKSDVYSYGMMVLEMVGRRKNIKVEVDCSSELYFPHWIYKRLELNQDLGLKSIKNENDEEMVRKMSVVSLWCIQTDPSHRPAMHKVVEMLEGSLQMLEIPPKPFLSSPSTSPIHLSSEIL